The segment TCCTTTCCGGGAAGCGGAATTCGCAGGAAGAGCAGGTCGATGTGTGGTCGACCGCGCCCTACAACGAGTCCGTCGAGACCGAACTGGATGTGGTATCCACCTGCGGCAAGCTCCTCGAGAGGAACATTCGCCGACCAGTGATTATCACCTTCCCATTCAGCCCAACGCGGCTCCCCCAACCCAACGCGGTAAACCGCCTTGTACTTGGGCTTGCCCGTTTTCTTATCGATCGCGCGAGGCGCGTTGACGACAAGGTCGAACTCCAGGTTCCCACCAACCACCCGCGGGATGAGTTCATCCCGGCCATCCATCATGAGTGGCATTTGGATGGTACTGTCGGGCAACCGCATATTGCCGATCAAGGACGCGTTAGCGTCTTGAAGCTCTTGCGTTTGACCAACTCCGGCGGGGACGCCAGTGAGGCTGACCTGTGCGAGGACGCTGGACGAAGCCAGCGTCAATAGGACGAAAATGAATAGAATCTTTCTCAATTCTCTCTCCTTTGACCCTACTACGGGTCTGTCGTAGACCTAGGGGTCAAAAGTGGCGAAATGTTAACGTGCGAACGTTGGTTGGCGTGTAAACGCCTTTTCTTATTACCGAATATCCAGGAATAAGAAAAGGCGCTCATCAACATCAGTCCAGCCAGGAAAAGGGCGCGATCACAGAAACAAACGGAGAAAATGGCATGGAGCCTGATAGACCGCTTGGTTGAGTACTGCGAAACGATCATCCACGGTTCCCAGCCGGGCTCATAGTGACGAGCGCCAAAGCTGTGTGGTATCCGCCTCTCGAGAGGTGCGCTCTCAATTGGATACCGGCACCTTAACACACCTGGCGAAACCTGTCAATAGGTTTTTGGCTTTCAGAGCTAGATTTTGAGAACCTCTTGGCCAGAGGCAGTATCCTTCACATGGTAACCAAGGTCTGCCATCTGATTACGGAGTGCGTCAGAGCGGTCCCAGTCTTGATCGGCGCGGGCTTTTTCGCGTTCTTCAAGGAGGCGGGAGACTTCCTCAGGAATCCCCTGGTTCTCCTGCTTCCCTAAGTCCAGGGAGAGAATAGTACCGGCGTCTTCAAGGAATGCACGCTTTTCTCTCGGTGTAAGGTCTGCGTTGAGCACCTCCCACACGACGGCGAGGACCACTGACATATTCATATCATCGGCCAATGCTGCATTCAGCCGCTCCTGGTATGAATTAAGTACCTCAGTCCACTCCCCTTCTGCAACGGCTTGGTAGTGTTGGCGGAGACGGCGAAGCTGTGCGGCGGCACTATTTACCCCTTCCCAGGTAAAGTTGAGCCTGGCGCGGTAGTTGGCACTATAGGTAAAAAGCCTGAACGCCAAAGGGTCTATCCCCCGTTCTTCCAGGTCAGCCCGCGTGTATACGTTACCTAAGGACTTGCTCATTTTCCCACCGTCGATAAGGAGGAACTCGCTATGGAGCCACATGCGCGCCAAAGGCTTTCCGGTTACAGACTCGCTTTGAGCCATCTCGTTTGGGTGATGGACAAAGATATGGTCTGCCCCGCCGCAGTGGATATCAATTTCGTCCCCGAGCGTGCTGCGGATAATGGCGGAGCACTCTATGTGCCAACCTGGAAAACCAACTCCCCAAGGACTTTGCCATTCCATATGCCGCTTACCGGCTTCACCTGAGAACTTCCATAAGGCAAAGTCTGTTTTGTTCCGCTTCTCCCCTACCGCTACCCGGATCCCCTCCTGTAGGCCGGCGACATCCAAGCGGGCAAGCTTGCCGTAGTCAGGCACTTTGCTGCTGTCGAAATAAACACCGTCACTAGTCCTGTAGGTAAAACCCCTGCTTTCCAACTCTTGGATAAACTGGATTTGCTCCTGGATGGTATCCGTAGCACGCACCATGATTTCCGGTGTCTCCAACTGGAACGCTGCCAAATCATCGAGAAAAGCTTCCTCGTATTTCTTGGCGATATCCCAGGCAGTTACACCTTCACGGCGTGCCCCAACCTCCATTTTGTCCTCACCTTCGTCTGCGTCATCGGTCAGGTGGCCAACATCGGTAATATTCATGACACGCTTTGGGGCATATCCAAAGCGGCGAAGGCTCTTCACCAAGACATCCTCAAAGATAAAAGTGCGGATGTTCCCAATATGTGGGAAGTTATACACCGTTGGCCCACAGGTATAAACCAAGACCTCCGGCGCATGAAGCGGCCGGAGTTCTTCCAGGGAGCGGGAAAGGGTATTAGTTAGCTTAAAGGAGTCCTTCGTCATCAAGGTCAGTCAGGATATTGAGCGGTCGCTTGATTAGCTCTTCTGAAACAGCCGGCTTTGCCTTGATGGGCGCATCAATGTCATCTGCGTCATCTTCATCCTCCGCCGCCACATCAACAGGGGCCACCACCTTGTCTATTTCCTTTGCAATTTCCTCTTCCTCTACCAATTCCTCATGTACAGCAGCCTCTTCTTCGGCGAGAGGAAGGCTTTCTTCAGTTTCCAGGTCTTCTCGATCCTGCAATTCGAGCGTGTCTAGGTCTTCAGTTTCGTGAATCGCCATACGGTACCGTGTTACGCCCCTCAAGGGCACGGGCTAATGTAGTTGGATCTGCATACTCGATGTCACTTCCCATAGGAAGCCCCCGAGCAATTCGACTAAGTTTCAGCGTACCGCCGGAAACAAACGACTGCAACTCCTTAGCAATGTAGCTTGCAGTGGCCTCACCCTCCAGAGAAAGGTTAGTAGCCATGATGATTTCCGTTTGTTCCCCAGCATTGGCGCGCGTTTCAATTCTATGCACCAGTAAGCTAATGCGCAACTGGTCCGGACCGATTCCGTCCATTGGCGAGAGAACCCCTCCGAGAACATGGTACAAACCATGGTAACTTCCCGCCTTCTCCAAGGCGATAACATCGAGCGATCCCTCCACTACGCAAATCTGCCCAGTCTCCCTTCCCGTTTCGCTGCAGACCGCACAAAGCGGGTCCGTACTAATGTGACCACACTGCTCACAAGGACGAAGGCCTTGCTGGATGCCTTCCATGGCCGTAATGAACCGCCCGATATCAAAAGAAGACTTTTGGAGGAGGTGGAACGTTAAACGAGCCGCCATCTTTGGCCCGACTCCTGGGAGCCGGCTAAAGGTGTCGATCATGGTCTGGACGGGCTCAGGCAGTTTCGCTGGCATCGACTACTTCTTCTGGGGATTCTACTGGTTTAGCAGCCATTTCGAGCGCCTGCTCCTTAAACGGCATTTCTGTACCTTCTGCTTCTAGTTCGGCAATCTTGGTAGGCACTTGGTCCCGCTTCCAGATAGCAAAAGTACACTTAGGATACCCGCTGCAGCCAAAAAATACACCTCGCTTGGCCTTACGCTCCAGAAGCGGCTTGCCACAAATAGGACACATGAGACCGGTTGGCTTAATGACGGAGAGTGGCATGGTGGTTTTGCACTCTGGATATTTAGGACAGGCTAGGAACGGTCCAAAACGCCCGCGCTTTTCTACCATCATGGCGCCACAGGTTGGACATGGGGTGTCTGTTTCTTTTTCCATGTTCACCCGCTCAATGCTTTCCGTCTTTTCTTCTACCTGCTTGTGGAATGGGCCCCAGAATTCAGAAAGAAGCTCTGTATAGCCGCGCTTTCCTTCAGCTACCTGGTCAAGGCTCTCCTCCATAGTGGCTGTGAAGGTAAGGTCTACGATGTTAGGAAAATGCTCCTTAAGGAGATCTGTGACTACTTTACCCACATCTTCAGGGATAAGGCGGCGCTGCTCTACGCGGACATAGTTGCGCTCAACCAATGTCGCAATGGTAGGTGCGTAGGTGGACGGGCGGCCAATTCCTTGCTCTTCAAGGGCTTTGATAAGGGTGGCCTCACTGAACCGGGCTGGCGGCTCTGTGAAGTGCTGCTCGGTACTGAGGTTCTTAAGAGTAAGGACCTCCCCTTCTTTCAGGTCAGGCAGTAGCGCGTCCTCCTTCTCTTCGTCAGATGCTGCAAGGAAACCTGGGAATACGACACGCTGGCCGGTGGCACGGAAGACGGCAGGACCCGCCGTAATCATGGCGGCGGCCTGCTCCAAGACAGCCGGGGTCATTTGTGAGGCAAGGGTGCGACGGCGAATAAGGTCGTAGACCTTTTGCATGCCAACATCACCACTCACGTCACCCCCCTTCTTTGAGAGGTCCGTAGGACGGATGGCTTCGTGGGCCTCTTGTGCCCGTTTCTTGGAACTGTAGGTATTTGGCGTGCCTGGCAGGTAATCTGCACCATGATGACGCTCAATATGACTACGAATAGCGGTAAGCGCTTCCGTTGAGAGCTCGACGGAGTCAGTACGCATGTAGGTGATGAAACCACCCTCGTACAGTCTTTGCGCCGTACGCATGGCATTCTTGGCAGACATGCCAAGCTTGTTTACGGCATCCTGTTGGAAGGTAGAGGTAGTATAAGGGGCCGAAGGCTTGCGGCGCACTTCTTTGCTCTCCAAACCAGTTACGGTAAAGACAGCGTCCCGCACCGCTTCCGCCATACGGTCAGCCGTTTCCTGGTTAGTAATGGTGAGCTGATCAATTTTATTACCCTCAAAAAGGGCAATGCTGGCCGTAAACGGCTCATTGCCATCTTTTTTGAGAAGTTCCGCCTTCATGCTCCAGTATTCAACGGGGTTGAAAGCCTCCCGTTCACGCTCCCTATCTACAACGAGGCGCAACGCAGCGGACTGGACGCGCCCAGCGGAAAGGCCCTTATAAACCTTGCGCCAGAGGACTGGCGAAAGCGTGTAGCCAACCAGGCGGTCCAAGACACGGCGGGTCTGTTGGGCGTCTACCAAGAGGTTGTCGATGTCCCGCGGCTCTTCAATAGCCTTAAGGATAGCGGTCTTGGTAATTTCATCAAAGGTAATGCGACGCACTATAATAGCCTTTTGGTCCTCAAGGCCAAGGGCGGCCTGAATATGCCAGGCAATTGCCTCTCCTTCGCGGTCCAAGTCCGTTGCAAGATACACACATTTCTTGCCCTTTACGGCATTTTTGAGGCTGGTAACGGTCTTTTTTGCTTTTGTTGGAATGATGTACTGAGGCGCAAAGGCACTATCAACATCTACCCCCAGCTTTGAACTGGGAAGGTCCCGGATGTGTCCCATACTTGCTACAACCTGGAAATTTGGTCCCAGATATTTAGCGATGGTACCCGCCTTGGCGGGTGACTCTACGATTACAAGGTTGTCTGCCATTGAGATTGTCGGTAGGTAATGTATCCGTCTAGTTCGAGA is part of the Verrucomicrobiia bacterium genome and harbors:
- the cysS gene encoding cysteine--tRNA ligase, translated to MTKDSFKLTNTLSRSLEELRPLHAPEVLVYTCGPTVYNFPHIGNIRTFIFEDVLVKSLRRFGYAPKRVMNITDVGHLTDDADEGEDKMEVGARREGVTAWDIAKKYEEAFLDDLAAFQLETPEIMVRATDTIQEQIQFIQELESRGFTYRTSDGVYFDSSKVPDYGKLARLDVAGLQEGIRVAVGEKRNKTDFALWKFSGEAGKRHMEWQSPWGVGFPGWHIECSAIIRSTLGDEIDIHCGGADHIFVHHPNEMAQSESVTGKPLARMWLHSEFLLIDGGKMSKSLGNVYTRADLEERGIDPLAFRLFTYSANYRARLNFTWEGVNSAAAQLRRLRQHYQAVAEGEWTEVLNSYQERLNAALADDMNMSVVLAVVWEVLNADLTPREKRAFLEDAGTILSLDLGKQENQGIPEEVSRLLEEREKARADQDWDRSDALRNQMADLGYHVKDTASGQEVLKI
- the recR gene encoding recombination mediator RecR, which encodes MPAKLPEPVQTMIDTFSRLPGVGPKMAARLTFHLLQKSSFDIGRFITAMEGIQQGLRPCEQCGHISTDPLCAVCSETGRETGQICVVEGSLDVIALEKAGSYHGLYHVLGGVLSPMDGIGPDQLRISLLVHRIETRANAGEQTEIIMATNLSLEGEATASYIAKELQSFVSGGTLKLSRIARGLPMGSDIEYADPTTLARALEGRNTVPYGDSRN
- the topA gene encoding type I DNA topoisomerase, translated to MADNLVIVESPAKAGTIAKYLGPNFQVVASMGHIRDLPSSKLGVDVDSAFAPQYIIPTKAKKTVTSLKNAVKGKKCVYLATDLDREGEAIAWHIQAALGLEDQKAIIVRRITFDEITKTAILKAIEEPRDIDNLLVDAQQTRRVLDRLVGYTLSPVLWRKVYKGLSAGRVQSAALRLVVDREREREAFNPVEYWSMKAELLKKDGNEPFTASIALFEGNKIDQLTITNQETADRMAEAVRDAVFTVTGLESKEVRRKPSAPYTTSTFQQDAVNKLGMSAKNAMRTAQRLYEGGFITYMRTDSVELSTEALTAIRSHIERHHGADYLPGTPNTYSSKKRAQEAHEAIRPTDLSKKGGDVSGDVGMQKVYDLIRRRTLASQMTPAVLEQAAAMITAGPAVFRATGQRVVFPGFLAASDEEKEDALLPDLKEGEVLTLKNLSTEQHFTEPPARFSEATLIKALEEQGIGRPSTYAPTIATLVERNYVRVEQRRLIPEDVGKVVTDLLKEHFPNIVDLTFTATMEESLDQVAEGKRGYTELLSEFWGPFHKQVEEKTESIERVNMEKETDTPCPTCGAMMVEKRGRFGPFLACPKYPECKTTMPLSVIKPTGLMCPICGKPLLERKAKRGVFFGCSGYPKCTFAIWKRDQVPTKIAELEAEGTEMPFKEQALEMAAKPVESPEEVVDASETA